The following coding sequences are from one Triticum aestivum cultivar Chinese Spring chromosome 5A, IWGSC CS RefSeq v2.1, whole genome shotgun sequence window:
- the LOC123108051 gene encoding endo-1,4-beta-xylanase 3-like, producing the protein MAGRQDVNVDDSLAGMTTLSVHNEEQTAMLPVSVDGSKPSGRYVLVAGRAHEKDGLRQTITTGVVKPGVTYRVAGWISLGAGAAWGTSHPVRVNLGVTTDDDENESLQVECGAVCAVAGGWTEIMGAFRLRTEPRSAAVYVHGAPAGVDIKVMDVRVFPVDHKARFRQLKDKTDKARKRDVILKLGRQTGAAASVRVVQLDNAFPFGSCINTSVIQKPAFLDFFTNHFDWAVFENELKWYHTEAQQGQLNYADADALLAFCDRLGKSVRGHCVFWSVDGDVQQWVKNLDKDQLRSAVQSRLEGLVSRYAGKFPHYDVNNEMLHGQFFRDRLGDDHVPAFMFKEVARLDPEPALFVNDFNVECGNDPNATPDKYAEQVAWLQSCGAVVRGIGLQGHVSNPIGEVICAALDRLATTGVPIWFTELDVSEPDVSLRAKDLEVVLREAYAHPAVEGVVFWGFMQGTMWRQDAWLVDADGTVNEAGQMFLNLQREWKTDVRGSADGDGNFMFRGFHGRYFVEVTTATGCRMLKTFTVEKGDSTTLMVDLGDA; encoded by the exons ATGGCAGGCAGACAG GACGTGAACGTGGACGATAGCCTCGCCGGCATGACGACGCTGTCCGTGCACAATGAGGAGCAGACGGCAATGCTCCCCGTCAGCGTGGATGGCAGCAAGCCCAGCGGCCGGTACGTCCTCGTGGCGGGCCGCGCCCATGAGAAGGATGGCCTGCGGCAGACTATCACGACGGGCGTCGTGAAGCCTGGGGTCACGTACCGCGTGGCCGGGTGGATCAGCCTGGGCGCAGGCGCGGCGTGGGGGACGAGCCACCCGGTGCGCGTCAACCTTGGTGTCACTACGGACGATGATGAGAATGAGAGCCTGCAGGTGGAGTGTGGCGCGGTCTGCGCCGTGGCTGGCGGGTGGACGGAGATCATGGGCGCCTTCCGCCTCAGGACGGAGCCGCGCAGCGCCGCGGTTTACGTCCACGGCGCCCCCGCCGGCGTCGACATCAAGGTCATGGATGTCCGCGTCTTCCCGGTGGATCACAAGGCGCGCTTCAGGCAGCTCAAGGACAAGACTGACAAG GCGCGCAAGAGGGACGTGATTCTGAAGCTGGGAAGGCAGACCGGAGCGGCGGCGTCCGTGCGCGTGGTGCAGTTGGACAACGCCTTCCCCTTCGGGTCATGCATCAACACGTCCGTCATCCAGAAGCCGGCCTTCCTCGACTTCTTCACCAACCACTTCGACTGGGCcgtcttcgagaacgagctcaagTGGTACCACACCGAGGCGCAGCAGGGCCAGCTCAACTACGCCGACGCCGACGCGCTCCTCGCCTTCTGCGACCGCCTCGGCAAGAGCGTCCGCGGCCACTGCGTCTTCTGGTCCGTCGACGGCGACGTGCAGCAGTGGGTCAAGAACCTCGACAAGGACCAGCTCAGGTCCGCCGTCCAGAGCCGCCTCGAAGGCCTGGTGTCCCGCTACGCCGGCAAGTTCCCGCACTACGACGTCAACAACGAGATGCTGCACGGCCAATTCTTCCGGGACCGCCTCGGCGACGACCACGTGCCGGCGTTCATGTTCAAGGAGGTGGCGCGGCTGGACCCGGAGCCCGCGCTCTTCGTCAACGACTTCAACGTGGAGTGCGGCAACGACCCCAACGCGACCCCCGACAAGTACGCCGAGCAGGTCGCATGGCTGCAGAGCTGCGGCGCGGTGGTGCGCGGCATCGGACTGCAGGGCCACGTGAGCAACCCGATCGGTGAGGTCATCTGCGCCGCGCTCGACAGGCTCGCCACCACCGGCGTGCCCATCTGGTTCACGGAGCTGGACGTGTCCGAGCCCGACGTGAGCCTCCGCGCCAAGGACCTGGAGGTGGTGCTCCGGGAGGCATACGCGCACCCAGCGGTGGAGGGCGTCGTGTTCTGGGGGTTCATGCAGGGCACGATGTGGCGGCAGGACGCCTGGCTCGTCGACGCCGACGGCACCGTCAACGAAGCTGGCCAGATGTTCCTGAACCTCCAGAGGGAATGGAAGACGGACGTGCGAGGGAGCGCCGACGGCGATGGGAACTTCATGTTCAGGGGCTTCCACGGCAGATACTTCGTCGAGGTCACCACGGCGACGGGGTGTCGGATGCTCAAGACCTTCACGGTGGAGAAAGGGGACAGCACAACTCTCATGGTGGATTTGGGCGATGCCTGA